A region of Streptomyces sp. R44 DNA encodes the following proteins:
- a CDS encoding GNAT family N-acetyltransferase, whose product MDDAQVVIGPVNLAARVDEALAVQAVAFGLDAGEVAVRRHIVLRHLLSPGARAYGATTPDGRLVGFVYGMPNDRTHWWSTVVETYLRATGTADWLDDSFVITELHVHPDFQGLGAGRGLITTITDTADEKRSILSAIDTDSPARGLYRSLGYVDLARQVHFPSAPRPYAVMGAPLPLRRRN is encoded by the coding sequence ATGGATGACGCACAGGTCGTGATCGGTCCGGTCAATCTCGCCGCCCGGGTGGACGAGGCCCTCGCCGTGCAGGCGGTCGCCTTCGGCCTGGACGCGGGCGAGGTCGCCGTACGCCGCCACATCGTGCTGCGCCACCTCCTCAGCCCCGGCGCCCGCGCCTACGGGGCCACCACCCCCGACGGACGGCTCGTCGGCTTCGTGTACGGGATGCCCAACGACCGCACCCACTGGTGGTCCACCGTCGTCGAGACGTATCTGCGGGCCACCGGCACCGCCGACTGGCTCGACGACTCCTTCGTCATCACCGAACTGCACGTCCACCCCGACTTCCAGGGCCTGGGCGCCGGCCGCGGGCTGATCACCACCATCACCGACACCGCCGACGAGAAGCGCTCCATCCTCTCCGCGATCGACACCGACTCCCCGGCCCGCGGCCTCTACCGCTCCCTCGGCTACGTCGACCTCGCCCGGCAGGTCCACTTCCCCAGCGCCCCCCGCCCGTACGCGGTCATGGGCGCCCCGCTGCCGCTCAGGCGCCGGAACTGA
- a CDS encoding proline--tRNA ligase, with protein sequence MANAPVQRMSQLMAKTLRDDPADAEVLSHKLLVRAGYVRRTAAGIWSWLPLGKKVLSNIERIVREEMDAIGAQEVTLPALLPREPYEATGRWDEYGAELFRLQDRKGGDYLLGPTHEEIFTLLVKDQCSSYKDLPVILYQIQNKFRDEARPRAGILRGREFLMKDSYSFDTEDEGLAQSYALHRQAYRRVFERLGLDYRIVAATAGAMGGSKSEEFLAPAEAGEDTFADCPNCDFAANTEAVYQTVKPVDGAAVPAAEEIPTPDTPTIETLAASLGVPASATLKNLLVKVDGEIVAIGVPGDREVDMDKVEEHFGPTATVELVTEEDFAQRSDLVRGYVGPQGLEKVTYIADPRVAPGTAWITGANKEGMHAKNVVAGRDFEVSEYVDVVVVQEGDPCPKCGTGLKLDRAIEIGHIFQLGRKYADALKLDVLGQNGKPVRVTMGSYGIGVSRAVAALAEQTADEKGLCWPAEVAPADVHVVAAGKALQTELALEVSEKLSAAGLRVLVDDRAGVSPGVKFTDAELMGVPKILVAGRRSGEGVVELKDRRTGEREELTVAEALTRLTA encoded by the coding sequence ATGGCCAACGCACCGGTCCAGCGCATGTCCCAGTTGATGGCGAAGACGCTGCGCGACGACCCGGCGGACGCCGAGGTCCTCAGCCACAAGCTCCTCGTCCGCGCCGGCTACGTCCGCCGCACCGCCGCCGGCATCTGGAGCTGGCTGCCCCTCGGCAAGAAGGTCCTCTCCAACATCGAGCGGATCGTCCGTGAGGAGATGGACGCCATCGGCGCGCAGGAGGTCACCCTGCCCGCGCTGCTGCCCCGTGAGCCGTACGAGGCGACCGGCCGCTGGGACGAGTACGGTGCCGAGCTCTTCCGCCTCCAGGACCGCAAGGGCGGCGACTACCTCCTCGGGCCGACCCACGAGGAGATCTTCACCCTGCTGGTGAAGGACCAGTGCTCGTCCTACAAGGACCTGCCGGTGATCCTCTACCAGATCCAGAACAAGTTCCGCGACGAGGCCCGCCCCCGCGCCGGCATCCTGCGCGGCCGCGAGTTCCTCATGAAGGACTCGTACTCCTTCGACACGGAGGACGAGGGCCTCGCCCAGTCCTACGCCCTGCACCGCCAGGCCTACCGGCGCGTCTTCGAGCGCCTCGGCCTCGACTACCGCATCGTCGCCGCCACCGCCGGCGCCATGGGCGGCTCGAAGTCCGAGGAGTTCCTCGCCCCGGCCGAGGCCGGCGAGGACACCTTCGCCGACTGCCCGAACTGCGACTTCGCCGCGAACACCGAAGCCGTCTACCAGACGGTGAAGCCGGTCGACGGCGCCGCGGTCCCCGCCGCCGAGGAGATCCCCACCCCCGACACCCCGACGATCGAGACCCTCGCGGCCTCCCTCGGCGTGCCGGCCTCCGCGACCCTCAAGAACCTCCTGGTGAAGGTCGACGGCGAGATCGTCGCCATCGGCGTCCCCGGCGACCGCGAGGTCGACATGGACAAGGTCGAGGAGCACTTCGGCCCGACCGCGACGGTCGAGCTGGTGACGGAGGAGGACTTCGCGCAGCGCAGCGACCTCGTCCGCGGCTACGTCGGCCCCCAGGGCCTGGAGAAGGTCACCTACATCGCCGACCCGCGCGTGGCGCCCGGCACCGCGTGGATCACGGGTGCCAACAAGGAGGGCATGCACGCGAAGAACGTCGTCGCGGGCCGTGACTTCGAGGTCTCCGAGTACGTCGACGTCGTCGTCGTCCAGGAGGGCGACCCGTGCCCCAAGTGCGGCACCGGCCTCAAGCTGGACCGCGCCATCGAGATCGGCCACATCTTCCAGCTCGGCCGCAAGTACGCCGACGCCCTCAAGCTCGACGTCCTCGGCCAGAACGGCAAGCCGGTCCGCGTGACCATGGGTTCGTACGGCATCGGCGTCTCCCGCGCGGTCGCGGCGCTCGCCGAGCAGACGGCGGACGAGAAGGGTCTGTGCTGGCCGGCGGAGGTCGCCCCGGCCGACGTCCACGTCGTCGCCGCCGGCAAGGCCCTCCAGACGGAACTGGCCCTGGAGGTCTCGGAGAAGCTCTCCGCGGCCGGCCTCCGCGTCCTGGTCGACGACCGCGCGGGCGTCTCCCCGGGCGTCAAGTTCACCGACGCGGAGCTCATGGGCGTCCCGAAGATCCTCGTCGCGGGGCGTCGCTCGGGTGAGGGCGTGGTGGAGCTGAAGGACCGCCGGACGGGCGAGCGCGAGGAACTGACGGTCGCGGAGGCCCTCACCCGCCTGACGGCCTGA